Proteins encoded in a region of the Moritella marina ATCC 15381 genome:
- a CDS encoding UvrD-helicase domain-containing protein, translating into MFVLCFRYCLLSSLSALPDYSFSNVAQLFGANCRTLSFRPEGAVFTTKRQQTYHYPWVSFEPKLKHYRGSFFDTIILNWEGQRVRLNGVTKADVTSLIDDLYFHALTGLETKILILYQQLTQTIAQGYISHSKWLSLKALLSPWADWFEMLPSINKIPPTLKSPLTHLRFWQQSQLDNLDKYNQAVMNKHKQSHKTLFDNLESHPLTEKQRDACVVANDANLVLAGAGCGKTSVMLGRCAYLLESQQATADTILILAFAKDAAQEMKARLTERLPKAKITVKTFHALALDIIKQVDGERPKVSKLANSDTAKQQLFKQKIAALLCEQTSPDEDFKALFSEYCYAYVAWLGKLPENKHDAEVQRLLAGKGSYKKLLNQLVELTMQYKNSLADKSKRKSQTLQKLQKVDDTDLAALTHEIVEILLGYYHADLNESNELDFDEMITKACEYVSSGQFNSPWLHILVDEFQDISQARANLVRQLQSQHDDSKLFCVGDDWQAIYQFAGSDIAVTTRFSDYFGVTSTLPLDTTFRFNDQISAVASKFVMANAEQLDKQITTHSKAKKACVQISYYQLDDEHKKSNKQSTAKRTKKVNDDEAASLPVNTLVTTSESKPVSKSSPANELLLAKKLAQLAASKSGKQEGKQKSVLLLARFNFQLPDTKSLTALSLQHPQLDIKAMTVHSSKGQEADNVIVLAMEAGEHGFPCHKRRHPFAEILQPDLSGFPDAEERRLFYVALTRARQQVSLLCNKDKPSSFVTELLAGDYAVTVTK; encoded by the coding sequence GTGTTTGTGCTATGTTTTCGTTACTGTTTATTATCGAGTTTATCTGCATTGCCTGATTATTCTTTTTCTAATGTCGCTCAGTTATTTGGTGCCAATTGCCGCACCTTGTCATTTCGTCCTGAAGGGGCTGTCTTTACCACTAAGCGGCAACAAACCTACCACTATCCTTGGGTAAGTTTTGAACCTAAGCTAAAGCATTATCGGGGCTCCTTCTTTGATACAATCATACTTAATTGGGAGGGCCAACGGGTACGCTTAAATGGCGTGACTAAAGCGGATGTGACAAGCCTTATTGATGACTTGTATTTCCATGCACTAACGGGCTTGGAAACAAAAATATTAATACTTTATCAGCAGCTCACCCAGACAATAGCGCAAGGTTATATTTCCCACTCTAAATGGTTAAGCTTAAAAGCGCTGTTATCACCTTGGGCGGATTGGTTTGAAATGCTACCGAGCATCAATAAGATCCCGCCTACACTGAAAAGTCCTTTAACACACTTGCGTTTTTGGCAACAAAGTCAGCTCGATAATCTGGATAAATATAATCAAGCAGTGATGAATAAGCATAAGCAGAGCCACAAAACCTTGTTTGATAACCTTGAGAGTCACCCGCTGACGGAAAAGCAACGAGATGCCTGTGTTGTTGCTAATGATGCCAATCTGGTACTGGCGGGTGCAGGTTGTGGCAAAACGAGTGTGATGCTAGGACGTTGTGCTTACTTACTTGAGTCCCAACAAGCGACTGCCGATACTATATTGATACTGGCGTTTGCAAAAGATGCCGCGCAAGAGATGAAGGCAAGGCTTACTGAACGGTTACCAAAGGCCAAAATAACGGTTAAAACCTTCCATGCATTAGCGTTAGATATCATTAAGCAAGTTGATGGTGAGCGGCCTAAAGTGAGTAAATTGGCTAATAGTGATACAGCCAAACAGCAATTGTTTAAACAAAAGATAGCAGCACTGTTATGTGAGCAGACGTCACCTGATGAAGACTTCAAAGCCTTGTTTAGTGAGTACTGTTACGCGTATGTTGCTTGGCTAGGTAAGTTACCTGAGAATAAACATGACGCTGAAGTACAAAGATTATTAGCGGGTAAGGGCAGTTATAAGAAACTGTTAAACCAGCTTGTCGAATTGACTATGCAGTATAAAAATAGTCTCGCAGACAAATCTAAACGTAAATCACAGACCTTACAAAAGTTACAGAAGGTCGACGATACTGACCTTGCCGCGTTAACGCATGAGATTGTTGAAATACTACTTGGTTATTATCATGCAGACTTGAACGAAAGCAATGAACTAGATTTTGATGAGATGATCACTAAAGCCTGTGAATATGTTAGCAGTGGCCAGTTTAATTCACCTTGGTTACATATCCTTGTTGATGAATTTCAAGATATCTCGCAAGCCCGGGCGAATTTGGTTAGGCAATTACAAAGTCAGCATGATGACAGTAAGCTATTTTGTGTTGGTGATGACTGGCAGGCTATTTATCAATTCGCCGGCAGTGACATCGCAGTGACGACGCGTTTCAGCGATTATTTTGGTGTTACGAGTACATTACCCTTGGATACGACATTCCGCTTCAATGATCAGATTAGCGCGGTTGCGAGTAAATTCGTGATGGCTAATGCAGAACAACTTGATAAACAGATCACAACGCATAGTAAAGCCAAAAAAGCATGTGTGCAGATCAGTTATTATCAGCTTGATGACGAGCATAAAAAAAGCAATAAGCAAAGTACGGCTAAAAGGACAAAGAAAGTGAATGATGATGAGGCTGCGTCATTACCAGTAAATACGTTAGTAACTACATCTGAGAGCAAACCTGTAAGTAAATCGTCACCAGCAAATGAGTTGTTATTAGCCAAGAAACTAGCGCAACTAGCGGCGAGCAAGTCAGGGAAACAGGAAGGTAAACAAAAATCAGTGTTATTACTCGCGCGCTTTAATTTCCAATTACCTGATACTAAGTCCCTAACAGCATTGTCGTTACAACATCCGCAATTGGATATCAAAGCCATGACAGTGCATAGCTCGAAAGGCCAAGAGGCTGATAATGTCATCGTATTAGCGATGGAAGCGGGTGAGCACGGTTTTCCTTGTCACAAACGTCGCCACCCGTTTGCAGAAATATTACAACCTGATCTGTCGGGGTTCCCTGATGCAGAGGAACGTCGGTTGTTCTATGTCGCCTTAACACGGGCGCGTCAACAAGTTAGCTTACTGTGTAATAAAGACAAGCCATCGAGTTTTGTCACAGAGTTATTGGCTGGAGATTACGCTGTGACAGTCACGAAATAA
- a CDS encoding oligosaccharide repeat unit polymerase: MINMNTLNPRVQILLSLILTLVVGLLWYKTKMWLIPAVFVATPLVLIGLLRFPFYIVITFIIFSYFRIHEAFPVLIPLHIPLAFSLASFFVLGWHIFLSNNIKVYWSTELTLVCLFLGWAMFGILFAYNKGAALTTFNGVLSKVWVMTIAICWLVRSIHHFRIATYLYVIAGVMIGAKAISNKLQGIGLVEGTRVTISRDIGSLIGDPNDLSLVMMFPMSFALSNLLQPNIGKFHRMLLAVAYIILFWAIIATQSRGGLMGIMAITGYFAFKRIKNKLYILAGGAILLPILLVMAGVADRSSGGAAEDGVDESAMGRIYAWMAAWGMALENPFTGVGINNFYLNYYLFSPHWDGKNHAAHSTWFQILGETGFVGLALFIALITMLFKRLWRTEIDSGVLPMHERNAFVTCNDGVFAGLIAFCVAGTFLTQGFTWPLYILLSMTVALAKILSDRLALEERTKVN; encoded by the coding sequence ATGATAAATATGAATACGCTTAATCCGCGTGTGCAAATACTATTAAGCTTGATTCTAACCCTCGTTGTTGGATTGTTGTGGTATAAAACCAAAATGTGGTTGATACCCGCAGTTTTTGTCGCCACACCTTTGGTATTAATTGGACTGCTACGTTTTCCGTTTTATATTGTTATTACGTTCATTATATTTTCATATTTTCGTATCCATGAAGCTTTTCCCGTACTCATCCCATTACATATCCCCTTAGCATTTTCGTTAGCCTCTTTTTTTGTATTGGGTTGGCATATTTTTTTAAGTAATAATATTAAAGTGTACTGGTCAACGGAGCTAACATTAGTTTGTCTATTCCTCGGTTGGGCGATGTTTGGGATCCTGTTTGCTTACAATAAAGGGGCCGCACTAACCACCTTTAATGGGGTGCTGAGTAAAGTATGGGTGATGACCATTGCTATCTGTTGGTTGGTACGCAGTATTCATCATTTTCGTATAGCCACCTATTTATATGTGATCGCAGGGGTGATGATTGGTGCAAAAGCAATTAGCAATAAATTGCAGGGAATAGGATTGGTAGAAGGCACACGAGTAACCATTTCCAGAGATATAGGTTCGTTAATTGGTGATCCGAATGATTTGTCGTTAGTCATGATGTTTCCTATGTCCTTTGCATTATCGAACCTGTTGCAGCCTAATATTGGCAAGTTTCACCGGATGTTGTTAGCGGTGGCATATATTATTTTATTTTGGGCCATCATCGCCACGCAAAGCCGTGGAGGACTTATGGGCATCATGGCCATCACAGGCTATTTTGCGTTTAAACGTATCAAAAATAAGTTATATATTTTAGCGGGCGGCGCTATATTATTACCTATCTTGTTAGTCATGGCAGGGGTTGCTGATCGTTCATCTGGTGGCGCTGCTGAAGACGGCGTTGACGAATCCGCAATGGGGCGTATTTATGCCTGGATGGCCGCATGGGGGATGGCGTTAGAAAACCCTTTTACTGGTGTAGGAATAAATAACTTTTATCTTAATTATTACTTGTTTAGCCCTCATTGGGATGGTAAGAATCACGCGGCGCATAGTACTTGGTTTCAAATTTTGGGGGAAACGGGATTTGTTGGTTTAGCGCTTTTTATCGCGCTTATCACCATGCTATTTAAACGTTTGTGGCGTACTGAAATCGATAGTGGGGTATTACCTATGCATGAACGTAATGCTTTTGTGACCTGTAATGATGGCGTTTTTGCTGGGTTGATTGCCTTTTGTGTGGCTGGGACATTTTTAACGCAAGGTTTTACTTGGCCTTTGTATATATTACTGTCGATGACTGTGGCATTAGCTAAAATATTGTCAGATAGGCTCGCTCTTGAAGAAAGGACGAAAGTGAATTAG
- a CDS encoding phosphoethanolamine transferase encodes MSKKIQLSFSKNSIYLTASISFIFIYYFFIIADAKSLENALSNANLTYITGVVIKTCISTLFILVISSVFKLKLLNLCLFVLISALSSLYLFIKIQYGRFELGSYISIIETNTKETVEMLQSFDIPLVVFLQLILTPFILFKINQCLAGFKIKLSLITLLVLMTGLSSTQAKNNAIFSASPNGKVVLVPMTRAYYILFNMPLLKPIALSQSYSELKQIENNPITTEWENVSVSSLSKNKNYVIVIGESVQKSALSSYGYHRKTTAPLKNTNGVTFISDPIAPAPQTGMALSRILAINDKLTINNNLNIIDLANLAGFNTFWFSNQGQTGIYDSPITNLANRTGLTIFHNQSYKEANSDFVLIEDLKKHLTAGSNNIYFLHMIGSHADFCERTKDASILNDAYRAQLKNDQNCYDDSILNTSIFINDIVSLLKKSAVDYEVIYFSDHGLVDIERKPYKSHGVGNLFQRKALEVPLIFISSNKSGNQIQETTYFLRDFPHTFAEWIGVRAEQIDYTKSVFNLKIKQEKYAINDSSEVVYFNK; translated from the coding sequence ATGTCAAAAAAAATACAACTGAGTTTTTCTAAAAATTCGATATACTTAACAGCCTCAATTTCATTCATTTTCATCTATTATTTTTTTATTATTGCCGATGCAAAATCTTTAGAAAACGCGTTAAGCAATGCTAACCTAACCTATATTACCGGGGTTGTAATTAAAACCTGTATTAGCACTCTTTTCATTTTAGTCATATCTTCAGTTTTCAAGTTAAAACTATTAAATTTATGTCTTTTTGTCTTGATAAGTGCTCTTTCATCACTTTACTTATTTATTAAAATTCAATACGGTCGATTTGAACTAGGTAGTTATATCAGCATCATAGAAACAAATACAAAAGAGACGGTGGAGATGCTTCAGTCTTTTGATATACCGCTAGTTGTATTTCTACAACTCATTTTAACGCCATTTATCCTATTTAAAATAAACCAATGTTTAGCCGGTTTTAAAATTAAGTTAAGTTTAATCACGCTGCTTGTGTTAATGACCGGCTTGTCATCTACACAAGCCAAGAATAACGCAATATTTTCAGCATCTCCAAACGGTAAAGTAGTGTTAGTGCCGATGACTCGAGCTTATTACATTCTATTCAACATGCCACTATTAAAGCCGATTGCTTTATCACAATCTTATTCAGAATTGAAACAAATTGAGAATAATCCCATCACAACAGAATGGGAAAATGTCAGTGTCTCATCGTTATCTAAGAACAAAAATTATGTCATTGTTATTGGTGAATCAGTGCAAAAATCGGCTTTATCTTCTTACGGTTATCACAGAAAAACCACAGCGCCGCTGAAAAATACAAATGGGGTGACGTTCATTTCAGACCCTATTGCACCAGCGCCACAAACAGGTATGGCTTTAAGTCGGATCTTAGCTATAAATGATAAACTAACTATAAATAACAATTTAAACATTATTGATTTAGCAAATCTTGCCGGTTTCAATACATTTTGGTTTTCTAATCAAGGTCAAACAGGAATATATGACAGCCCCATTACTAATCTTGCCAACAGAACTGGTTTAACCATTTTTCATAATCAAAGTTATAAAGAAGCAAACTCTGACTTCGTGTTAATCGAAGATTTAAAAAAGCATCTAACTGCTGGTTCGAATAATATTTACTTTCTACATATGATTGGTTCTCATGCTGATTTCTGTGAAAGAACCAAAGATGCATCCATATTAAACGACGCTTATAGAGCACAATTAAAAAACGACCAAAATTGTTATGACGATAGTATTCTAAATACGAGTATATTCATTAATGACATAGTTTCACTACTCAAAAAAAGCGCTGTAGATTATGAAGTCATATACTTTTCAGATCATGGGCTCGTGGATATAGAAAGAAAACCGTATAAATCTCATGGGGTAGGAAACTTGTTTCAAAGAAAAGCACTTGAAGTCCCTCTTATATTCATTTCCAGCAATAAAAGCGGTAATCAGATTCAGGAGACGACATACTTTCTGAGAGATTTCCCCCATACTTTCGCAGAGTGGATCGGTGTTAGAGCAGAACAAATTGATTATACTAAATCGGTATTTAACCTTAAAATTAAACAAGAGAAGTATGCTATAAATGACTCTTCGGAAGTAGTATACTTCAATAAATAG
- a CDS encoding acyltransferase family protein, producing the protein MVWNGITKVETNVCKGLGILMIVIHNFMHRFPTPSENEMEFTAGKVYSLFDILFTDPAGIIRALFSYFGHFGVQIFIFLSAYGLMKKYAKDENKLLYFKFIVDRVVKIYPMFLLAIVSYFVFMFIFNVIYNGMGFSEWFIPLSKPLIFKLSLLYNFYPYQGLSIVGPWWFLSFIFQFYLVFPFILMMFKRFGNTSLIVLSLLCITISMLTSGYLYSNVSVFITVIGHMPVLCLGIYLAQDKPVNLSNWLLAVAILVFTLGNFNEYAFLVSHFFFCIMLLFAFSYILKNINQDGFGFKVSMLFGTISMPLFLVNGFLRTPWESISHDINNEFVTILLCLLFLTISSLYSMFLLQVNNKVTGLLKR; encoded by the coding sequence ATGGTTTGGAATGGTATAACTAAAGTCGAAACCAATGTTTGTAAAGGTCTAGGGATCTTGATGATCGTGATTCATAATTTCATGCATCGTTTCCCAACGCCTAGTGAAAATGAAATGGAATTTACTGCCGGTAAGGTTTACAGTTTGTTTGATATATTATTCACCGATCCCGCGGGTATTATTCGTGCTCTATTTAGTTATTTTGGCCACTTTGGGGTGCAAATATTTATATTTTTAAGTGCCTATGGATTAATGAAGAAATATGCGAAAGACGAGAATAAGTTATTATATTTTAAATTCATCGTCGATCGTGTTGTCAAAATTTACCCGATGTTTTTACTCGCAATCGTGTCATATTTTGTGTTTATGTTCATATTTAACGTTATTTATAATGGCATGGGTTTTAGTGAGTGGTTTATTCCGCTGTCAAAACCACTGATCTTTAAATTGTCGTTATTATATAATTTTTATCCATACCAAGGATTGTCGATAGTTGGACCATGGTGGTTTTTATCGTTTATATTTCAATTTTACCTCGTATTTCCATTCATATTGATGATGTTCAAACGCTTTGGAAATACATCTTTAATCGTTCTAAGTTTACTTTGTATTACGATTTCCATGTTAACTAGTGGTTATCTATATAGTAATGTAAGTGTTTTTATTACTGTTATTGGCCACATGCCGGTCTTGTGTTTAGGTATTTATTTAGCACAAGATAAACCTGTTAATTTATCCAATTGGTTACTGGCTGTTGCTATTTTAGTATTCACTTTAGGTAACTTTAATGAATATGCTTTCTTGGTGAGTCATTTCTTTTTCTGTATTATGTTGCTCTTTGCTTTTAGCTATATATTAAAAAATATTAATCAGGATGGATTCGGGTTCAAAGTGTCTATGCTCTTTGGCACTATCTCAATGCCGTTATTTTTAGTTAATGGTTTTTTAAGAACGCCTTGGGAAAGTATCTCTCATGATATCAACAATGAATTCGTGACGATTTTATTGTGCTTATTGTTTTTGACGATATCTTCGCTATATTCGATGTTTTTATTGCAGGTAAATAATAAGGTAACTGGCTTATTAAAGAGGTAA
- a CDS encoding diacylglycerol kinase: MKQPPPCKHQNGKPGHRGLKRIVKAAGYSLHGLRAAFKYESAVRQELLLLLIFTPIALLLDVSHIEKILLIGALLLVLVIELLNSAIENVVDRIGSEYHELSGRAKDIGSAAVFVSLCLALFVWFMIVLL; the protein is encoded by the coding sequence ATGAAACAACCCCCACCTTGTAAACATCAAAATGGAAAACCCGGCCATCGCGGTTTAAAGCGTATAGTTAAAGCGGCTGGTTACTCGCTCCATGGGCTGCGGGCCGCGTTTAAATATGAGTCAGCGGTCAGGCAAGAGTTACTCTTGTTACTTATTTTTACGCCTATTGCATTGCTGCTCGATGTGTCTCATATCGAGAAGATTTTGTTGATTGGGGCACTGCTGCTCGTGTTAGTTATTGAACTACTCAACTCCGCGATTGAGAACGTTGTTGATCGGATTGGCAGCGAATATCATGAATTAAGTGGTCGTGCTAAAGATATTGGCTCGGCAGCAGTATTTGTCAGCCTATGCCTGGCCTTGTTTGTATGGTTCATGATTGTACTTTTATAG
- a CDS encoding methyl-accepting chemotaxis protein, whose protein sequence is MAMKINMPITDTEQFMKEGDILVSKTDLKGSITFVNRAFIELSGFTEEELLRKSHSIVRHPDMPSAAFKDLWETIQKGNPWTGIIKNRVKNGDFYWVVANVIPIKKNGQVIEFMSVRTKPTQQEVKDAEQTYQAMNSDNAPRKNPLVTLKTLLVNTGLKAKLTILTTFIAFILVAGALVQYNNVHKIDTAWDSYQANISARGTVINEITTSLGYGGIVHQFKNYILRQDESYRETFIQRYTSLLSQVNHYQALSGISAKEQNALKDIVNVAQQYRHNLDKVQSLITSGAGIKAIDSSVKIDSKPALNALVLLQQNYAFLTQQTTNNLHTQINDSFISLGAERLVTFLILTLLFMVVLSRTIMKPIKQLIGIFNHINEGKYENKFEIRNNSEFGKLFQAIYTTQTKLNFDIQESRLTAEEALRIKNALDNVTANVMVADGQRNIIYMNESVNKLLSNAEKDIKKDLPNFSVAALMGANIDIFHKRPQHQQQMVQGLSSTHQANINIGGRTMQLTLNPVTNAANERLGTVVEWNDKTAELAIEQEIDEIVAAAANGDLSKRINLEGKNAFFTKLSSGLNELLESSSLFVSDIGGLLSRMSEGDLTQSIEQEYNGEFQQIKNDANNTIDKLTNIISQIRESANTVSTASHEIALGNTDLSQRTEEQACSLEETASSMEEITATVKQSAANTDEANKLATEAKNKAKNGGKTVQDAVSAMKEILTASNRINDIIGVIDEIAFQTNLLALNAAVEAARAGEQGRGFAVVAGEVRNLSQRSADAAKEIKDLIRDSVEKVKVGSSLVNDSGDTLQEIVHSVEHVANMISEVSNAATEQSSGIEQVNQAVTQMDEVTQQNASLVEQASVASSAMSEQVNHMTQLIQFFKLIQPEQARQQIAYNQEQQGDQHRPTNASYNQRNGQQAAPQPMTAQPLTTQQSHNKAIAALSNNDSWDEF, encoded by the coding sequence ATGGCAATGAAAATCAATATGCCAATTACAGATACAGAACAATTTATGAAAGAAGGAGATATTCTTGTCTCCAAAACCGATCTGAAGGGTTCTATCACCTTTGTTAATAGAGCATTTATTGAATTAAGCGGCTTTACTGAAGAAGAACTATTACGTAAAAGCCACAGTATTGTTCGACATCCAGATATGCCATCAGCTGCCTTTAAAGATCTTTGGGAAACGATACAGAAAGGGAACCCTTGGACTGGCATCATCAAAAACAGAGTTAAAAATGGCGATTTTTACTGGGTTGTTGCAAACGTCATCCCGATTAAAAAAAATGGCCAAGTTATCGAATTTATGTCGGTAAGAACAAAGCCGACGCAACAAGAAGTGAAAGATGCAGAACAAACCTATCAGGCGATGAACAGCGATAACGCCCCCCGAAAAAATCCACTAGTCACACTAAAAACATTACTAGTAAATACAGGGCTGAAAGCCAAACTCACGATATTGACGACTTTCATTGCCTTTATCTTAGTGGCTGGAGCCCTTGTTCAGTATAATAACGTTCACAAAATTGATACCGCTTGGGATAGCTACCAAGCGAATATTTCTGCACGCGGTACTGTCATCAATGAAATCACCACGTCATTAGGCTATGGCGGTATTGTCCATCAATTCAAAAATTATATTCTGCGTCAAGATGAGTCTTACAGAGAAACATTTATTCAACGCTATACCAGCCTACTAAGCCAGGTCAATCATTACCAAGCTTTATCAGGCATTAGCGCAAAAGAACAAAATGCACTAAAAGACATTGTTAATGTTGCCCAGCAATACCGTCATAATCTCGACAAGGTCCAATCTCTTATTACCAGCGGTGCAGGTATTAAGGCAATTGATAGTAGTGTGAAAATAGATAGCAAACCTGCGCTTAATGCACTGGTACTACTACAGCAAAACTACGCCTTTCTCACACAGCAGACCACGAATAACCTGCATACTCAAATCAATGATTCCTTTATCAGTTTAGGGGCTGAAAGACTCGTCACGTTCCTCATTTTAACCTTGCTTTTCATGGTTGTACTAAGCCGCACAATCATGAAACCAATCAAGCAGCTAATTGGCATTTTCAATCATATTAACGAAGGTAAATACGAGAATAAATTTGAAATTCGCAATAACAGTGAATTTGGTAAACTATTCCAAGCTATTTACACTACCCAAACCAAGCTTAATTTTGACATTCAAGAGTCTCGCTTAACGGCAGAAGAAGCCCTACGTATCAAAAATGCCCTCGACAATGTCACCGCAAACGTCATGGTCGCAGATGGTCAACGTAATATTATTTACATGAATGAGTCCGTCAATAAACTGCTGAGTAATGCAGAAAAAGACATTAAGAAAGACTTACCTAATTTTAGTGTGGCAGCGTTAATGGGGGCTAATATCGACATATTCCATAAACGCCCACAACATCAGCAACAAATGGTACAAGGACTATCATCAACCCATCAAGCTAATATCAACATTGGTGGCAGAACCATGCAACTCACCCTAAACCCAGTCACCAACGCAGCGAATGAACGTCTAGGTACCGTGGTTGAATGGAATGATAAAACAGCTGAATTAGCCATTGAACAGGAAATTGACGAGATTGTAGCAGCTGCCGCAAACGGGGATTTATCCAAGCGAATAAATCTTGAAGGTAAGAATGCATTTTTTACCAAGTTAAGCAGTGGTTTGAATGAATTGCTTGAAAGCTCATCCTTATTTGTCAGTGATATTGGCGGCTTATTATCGCGCATGTCTGAAGGTGACTTAACTCAATCCATTGAACAAGAATATAATGGCGAATTTCAACAAATCAAAAATGATGCAAACAACACCATCGATAAGTTAACCAATATTATCAGTCAGATACGAGAATCTGCAAATACGGTCAGTACCGCATCACACGAGATCGCTCTGGGTAATACAGACCTGAGTCAACGCACGGAAGAGCAAGCTTGTTCATTAGAAGAAACAGCGTCTAGCATGGAAGAAATCACCGCTACCGTGAAACAAAGTGCTGCGAATACTGATGAAGCGAATAAACTTGCTACCGAGGCTAAAAACAAAGCCAAAAATGGCGGGAAAACAGTGCAGGATGCAGTCTCTGCCATGAAGGAAATTTTAACCGCCAGCAATCGTATTAATGACATTATTGGCGTGATAGATGAAATTGCCTTCCAGACCAATCTACTCGCGCTAAATGCAGCGGTAGAAGCGGCGCGCGCTGGAGAGCAAGGTCGTGGTTTTGCAGTCGTAGCAGGTGAAGTACGTAACCTATCACAACGTTCTGCCGATGCAGCCAAAGAAATTAAAGACCTGATCCGTGACAGTGTTGAAAAAGTAAAGGTAGGCTCTTCGTTAGTCAATGATTCAGGGGATACATTACAAGAGATCGTTCATTCGGTTGAGCATGTCGCCAACATGATATCTGAGGTGAGTAACGCGGCAACAGAGCAATCTAGCGGTATTGAACAAGTAAACCAAGCAGTGACTCAAATGGATGAAGTAACCCAACAAAATGCATCCCTGGTAGAGCAAGCCTCAGTAGCCAGCTCCGCTATGTCCGAGCAAGTGAATCACATGACCCAGTTAATCCAATTTTTCAAGCTAATACAACCGGAGCAAGCACGACAGCAAATAGCATATAATCAAGAGCAGCAAGGTGATCAACATCGTCCAACAAATGCCAGCTATAACCAACGTAATGGACAGCAAGCGGCTCCACAGCCAATGACGGCTCAACCTCTCACAACACAGCAATCCCATAACAAGGCTATAGCGGCATTATCAAACAATGATAGCTGGGATGAATTTTAG
- a CDS encoding redoxin domain-containing protein, translated as MKQRLLGWIKQLTIFLLLALVITTAVDVWRGKDFPKESVPALVGKTLAGETVDLAELSQDQAVIVYFWATWCPVCNFVSPAVDTLSEYYPVVTVALSSGEDLRVKKYLQHHEYRFDVINDENYELGNDWQVKVTPTILIIKDGEVKWLTTGFTSLPGIWWRLMMS; from the coding sequence ATGAAACAACGACTACTTGGTTGGATTAAGCAATTAACCATTTTCTTATTACTTGCCTTGGTGATTACTACCGCCGTTGATGTGTGGCGTGGTAAAGATTTTCCGAAAGAGAGCGTACCAGCCTTAGTGGGAAAGACACTGGCGGGGGAGACGGTCGATCTTGCTGAGTTAAGTCAAGATCAAGCTGTGATTGTCTATTTTTGGGCGACGTGGTGTCCTGTGTGTAATTTTGTTAGCCCTGCTGTTGATACACTATCCGAATATTATCCGGTAGTCACAGTGGCATTAAGCTCGGGCGAAGACTTGCGGGTTAAAAAATACTTACAGCACCATGAGTATCGTTTTGATGTGATTAACGATGAAAATTATGAATTAGGTAATGATTGGCAAGTGAAAGTAACCCCTACCATCTTAATTATTAAAGATGGCGAGGTTAAATGGTTAACCACCGGGTTTACCAGTTTACCTGGTATTTGGTGGCGTTTAATGATGAGCTAA